A stretch of Dasypus novemcinctus isolate mDasNov1 chromosome 14, mDasNov1.1.hap2, whole genome shotgun sequence DNA encodes these proteins:
- the ZHX1 gene encoding zinc fingers and homeoboxes protein 1 — MASRRKSTTPCMVLTSEQDPDLELISDLDEGPPILTPVENTRAESISSDEEVHESVDSDNQQNKKVEGGYECKYCTFQTPDLNMFTFHVDSEHPNVVLNSSYVCVECNFLTKRYDALSEHNLKYHPGEENFKLTMVKRNNQTIFEQTINDLTFDGSFVKEENSEQAESTEVSSSGISISKTPIMKMMKNKVENKRITVHHNSVEDVPEEKENEIKPDCEEILENPSSSTSEANTSTSIVNRIHPHTASTVVTPAAVLPGLAQVITAVSAQQNSNLISKVLIPVNSIPTYNTALDNNPLLLNTYNKFPYPTLSEITVLSAQAKYTEEQIKIWFSAQRLKHGVSWTPEEVEEARRKQFNGTVHTVPQTITVIPTHISTASNGLPSILQTCQIVGQPGLVLTQVAGTNTLPVTAPIALTVAGVPNQTNVQKSQVPTTQPVAETKPAAAVPTSQLVKHEISLANPDSFGIRAKKTKEQLAELKVSYLKNQFPHDSEIIRLMKITGLTKGEIKKWFSDTRYNQRNSKSNQCLHLNNDSSTTIIIDSSDETTESPTVVTSQHKQSWNPFPDFTPQKFKEKTAEQLHALQASFLNSSVLTDEELNRLRVQTKLTRREIDTWFTEKKKSKALKEEKMEIDENNAGSSKEEAGETSPGDESGLPKSASTGKICKKSPEQLHMLKSAFVRTQWPSPEEYDKLAEESGLNRTDIVSWFGDTRYAWKNGNLKWYYYYQSANSSSMNGLSFRKRGRGRPKGRGRGRPRGRPKGSKRINNWDRVPSLIKFKTGTAILKDYYLKHKFLNEQDLDELVNRSHMGYEQVREWFAERQRRSELGIELFEENEEEDEIIDDQEEDEEETDDSDTWEPPRHVKRKLSKSDD; from the coding sequence ATGGCAAGCAGGCGAAAATCAACCACACCTTGCATGGTCCTCACCAGTGAACAGGATCCAGACCTTGAGTTGATATCAGATTTGGATGAAGGTCCTCCTATACTTACACCTGTAGAAAACACTAGAGCAGAGAGTATCTCAAGTGATGAAGAAGTTCATGAATCTGTGGATTCTGACAAtcagcaaaataaaaaagttgaAGGTGGCTATGAATGTAAATATTGTACTTTTCAAACTCCAGATCTAAATATGTTTACTTTTCACGTGGATTCAGAACATCCCAATGTAGTGCTAAATTCATCCTACGTTTGTGTCGAATGCAATTTTCTTACCAAAAGGTATGATGCACTTTCTGAGCATAATCTGAAATATCACCCAGGAGAAGAGAATTTTAAGTTGACTATGGTGAAACGTAATAACCAGACAATCTTTGAGCAAACAATAAATGATCTGACTTTTGATGGTAGTTTTGTTAAGGAGGAGAATTCAGAGCAAGCAGAATCTACAGAAGTGTCTTCTTCAGGAATATCTATCAGTAAAACTCCTATCATGAAGATGATGAAAAATAAAGTGGAGAACAAACGGATTACAGTTCACCATAACTCAGTTGAAGATGTTcctgaagagaaagagaatgaaataaaaccaGACTgtgaagaaattttagaaaatccAAGTTCTTCAACTTCTGAAGCTAATACAAGTACTTCCATTGTGAATAGAATACATCCACATACTGCTAGCACAGTAGTGACCCCGGCAGCAGTTCTTCCTGGATTAGCACAGGTGATAACTGCTGTATCAGCTCAGCAGAATTCTAATTTGATTTCCAAAGTCTTAATTCCTGTTAATAGCATTCCTACCTACAATACTGCGTTGGATAACAACCCGCTTTTGCTTAACACCTACAATAAATTCCCTTATCCAACATTGTCAGAAATTACAGTTCTTTCTGCTCAAGCAAAATATACAGAGGAGCAGATCAAGATATGGTTTTCAGCCCAACGTCTAAAACATGGTGTTAGTTGGACTCCTGAGGAGGTAGAGGAGGCAAGAAGGAAACAGTTCAATGGAACAGTCCATACTGTACCTCAGACCATAACAGTTATTCCTACGCACATTTCCACAGCAAGTAATGGTTTACCATCCATTTTACAGACATGCCAAATAGTTGGTCAGCCAGGTCTGGTTCTTACACAAGTAGCTGGAACAAATACCTTGCCAGTAACAGCACCTATAGCCTTGACAGTGGCTGGGGTTCCAAATCAAACAAATGTACAGAAAAGTCAGGTACCGACTACTCAGCCTGTTGCCGAAACAAAGCCAGCAGCAGCAGTTCCAACTTCTCAACTTGTCAAACATGAAATCTCATTGGCAAACCCTGATTCATTTGGCATTCGGGCAAAAAAGACTAAAGAGCAACTGGCAGAATTAAAAGTTAGCTACCTTAAAAATCAGTTTCCCCATGATTCAGAAATTATCAGACTTATGAAAATAACAGGCCTAACCAAAGGAGAGATTAAAAAATGGTTTAGTGACACAAGGTACaatcaaagaaattcaaaaaGTAATCAGTGCTTACATCTCAACAATGATTCCTCTACCACTATTATTATAGACTCCAGTGATGAAACCACGGAATCTCCTACTGTTGTTACTTCACAGCATAAACAATCCTGGAATCCTTTTCCAGACTTTACTCCACAGAAGTTTAAAGAAAAGACTGCAGAGCAGCTTCATGCTCTTCAGGCAAGTTTTCTCAACAGCTCTGTACTAACAGATGAAGAATTAAATAGGTTAAGAGTACAAACCAAACTTACCAGACGAGAAATTGATACTTGgtttacagagaagaaaaaatcaaaagctttaaaggaagagaaaatggaaatagaTGAAAATAATGCAGGTAGCTCCAAAGAGGAAGCTGGAGAAACTTCTCCCGGAGATGAATCTGGTCTACCAAAATCAGCTAGTACAGGCAAGATATGTAAAAAATCACCTGAGCAGTTGCACATGCTTAAAAGTGCATTTGTTCGAACACAGTGGCCATCACCAGAAGAGTATGACAAGTTGGCTGAAGAAAGTGGACTTAATAGAACAGACATAGTTAGTTGGTTTGGGGATACCCGTTATGCTtggaaaaatggaaacttaaaatGGTACTACTACTATCAAAGCGCCAATTCGAGTAGTATGAATGGTCTGTCTTTTAGgaaaaggggaagagggagacccaaaggaaggggaagaggaagaccACGTGGGCGGCCTAAAGGAAGCAAAAGAATTAACAACTGGGACAGGGTGCCATCactcataaaatttaaaactggAACTGCAATACTTAAGGATTATTACCTGAAGCACAAATTTCTTAATGAACAAGACCTTGATGAACTTGTTAACAGATCACATATGGGCTATGAGCAGGTCAGGGAGTGGTTTGCAGAAAGACAGCGAAGATCAGAGTTAGGTATAGAATTATTTGAGGAAAATGAGGAGGAGGATGAAATTATTGATGATCAGGAAGAGGATGAAGAAGAAACAGATGATAGTGACACTTGGGAACCCCCACGACATGTGAAGCGGAAACTCTCTAAATCAGATGATTGA